The following proteins are encoded in a genomic region of Oryza brachyantha chromosome 11, ObraRS2, whole genome shotgun sequence:
- the LOC102711023 gene encoding UV-B-induced protein At3g17800, chloroplastic-like, giving the protein MAALRPRAAAADCGVPRPVYVRRRGSSSTRGPLLPFRWKLKGSMLNWKSKCSTRSLLTTVAGAKPDESEFESVDAPLEPQTWEGSFLCGLLKNQPQVLPVAAAKQLQELSSQRKDTLIRWEHSIGSPEDCLHRRIAEMKDQECQTAIEDIMYTLIVYKFFKIEVPLVPNLSKLISNRRLQIWPTRETELESIHGPETLGLIREHLTSIIRWVHRNGPKINHSTLRIKRLQFSRIYSASIMYGYFLKSVTTRHRLELILARSQEFCPPIQFLSAQFNITQKQEQEEAIGGSTEMSSSSKPSSVVDLRDLKSYMMGFDPKTLELCARLRSCEASNLIEKHSWALFRGSMKDFLEPDEAVILDPSSLKRLLLEAIAFGSFLWDVEDYVDEIYKLHDS; this is encoded by the exons ATGGCGGCCCTCCGcccccgtgccgccgccgccgactgcgGCGTGCCGCGGCCGGTCtacgtccgccgccgcggctctTCCTCGACGCGAGGACCCTTGTTGCCCTTCCGCTGGAAGCTGAAG GGAAGTATGTTGAATTGGAAATCTAAGTGCAGTACCAGAAGTCTACTGACTACAGTTGCTGGTGCAAAGCCTGATGAGTCTGAATTTGAAAGTGTTGATGCACCCCTTGAACCCCAAACGTGGGAAGGAAGCTTCTTGTGTGGTTTGTTAAAGAACCAGCCACAAGTACTCCCAGTTGCCGCAGCAAAGCAGCTTCAAGAGCTGTCTAGTCAAAGAAAGGACACATTGATCCGCTGGGAACATAGTATTGGTTCCCCTGAGGACTGCCTTCACAG GCGGATTGCTGAAATGAAGGACCAAGAGTGCCAGACTGCTATTGAAGATATCATGTACACTTTgattgtttataaatttttcaagatTGAAGTTCCATTGGTTCCAAATCTATCAAAGCTAATCAGCAATAGAAGGCTACAAATATGGCCAACAAGAGAGACAGAACTGGAATCAATTCATGGACCTGAAACACTAGGTTTAATTAGGGAGCACTTGACCAGTATTATCAGATGGGTACACAGAAATGGTCCCAAGATCAATCACTCAACACTTCGAATCAAAAGACTGCAATTTAGTCGGATTTATTCTGCTTCAATAATGTATGGATACTTTCTCAAATCTGTCACTACAAGGCATCGTCTGGAGCTTATTCTTGCTCGGTCACAAGAATTTTGCCCACCAATTCAGTTTCTTAGTGCACAATTTAATATTACCCAGAAACAAGAACAGGAAGAGGCCATTGGAGGTTCCACAGAAATGTCGTCTTCCTCAAAACCAAGTTCAGTTGTTGATCTGCGTGACTTGAAGAGTTACATGATGGGCTTTGACCCAAAGACATTGGAGTTGTGTGCAAGGCTGCGCTCATGTGAAGCTTCGAATCTCATTGAAAAGCACAGTTGGGCACTGTTCAGAGGAAGCATGAAAGATTTCCTGGAGCCTGACGAGGCAGTCATACTTGATCCATCATCCCTAAAAAGATTGCTGCTTGAAGCCATTGCATTTGGCTCCTTTCTTTGGGATGTTGAGGATTACGTCGACGAGATTTACAAGTTGCATGACAGctga
- the LOC121055764 gene encoding rapid alkalinization factor 23-like, translating to MPSSTKLFLLLPSLLLLLLLLLGKHGVHCLKSLEMDMGMKMEFEMDSEAHTRMLWEARSSSSSSSNRRYISYDALRSDVVPCSRQGVPYYNCRITTTANPYTRGCESITRCRDVDP from the coding sequence ATGCCATCATCAACCAAGCTTTTCTTGCTCCTCCcatcactgctgctgctgctgctcctcctcctgggTAAGCATGGAGTCCACTGCCTGAAGAGCCTGGAGATGGACATGGGGATGAAGATGGAGTTTGAGATGGATTCAGAGGCTCACACCAGGATGCTGTGGGAggcaagaagcagcagcagcagcagcagcaacaggagGTACATCAGCTATGATGCACTGAGGAGTGATGTGGTGCCATGCTCAAGGCAAGGTGTGCCCTACTACAACTGCAGGATCACGACCACTGCCAACCCTTACACCAGGGGCTGTGAGAGCATCACCAGGTGCAGGGATGTAGATCCATGA
- the LOC102710738 gene encoding serine hydroxymethyltransferase 4, whose protein sequence is MDSVASWGLTPLAAADPLVHDLLEREKRRQRSGIELIASENFTSFAVMEALGSALTNKYSEGMPGARYYGGNDVIDEIENLCRDRALAAFRLDPASWGVNVQPYSGSPANFAAYTALLNPHDRIMGLDLPSGGHLTHGYYTAGGKKISATSIYFESLPYKVSATTGYIDYEKLEEKALDFRPKLIICGGSAYPRDWDYAKLRAVADKVGALLLCDMAHISGLVAAQEAANPFEYCDVVTTTTHKSLRGPRAGMIFYRKGPKPPKKGQPEGAVYDYEDKINFAVFPSLQGGPHNHQIAALAVALQQTMTPGFKAYAKQVKANAVAIGNYLMSKGYKMVTDGTENHLVLWDLRPLGLTGNKVEKLCDLCHITLNKNAVFGDSSALAPGGVRIGAPAMTSRGLVEKDFEQIGEFLHRAVTICLNIQKEHGKLLKDFSKGLVNNKDIENLKVEVEKFATSFDMPGFTLDSMKYKE, encoded by the exons atGGACTCAGTCGCGTCGTGGGGGCTCACCCCGCTGGCGGCGGCTGACCCGCTGGTGCACGACCTCCTCGAGCGGGAgaagcggcggcagcggagcgGCATCGAGCTCATCGCCTCCGAGAACTTCACCTCCTTCGCCGTCATGGAGGCCCTCGGCTCCGCGCTCACCAACAAGTACTCCGAGGGGATGCCCGGCGCGCGCTACTACGGCGGCAACGACGTCATCGACGAGATCGAGAACCTCTGCCGcgaccgcgccctcgccgccttccGCCTCGACCCGGCCTCCTGGGGCGTCAACGTCCAGCCGTACTCCGGCTCCCCGGCCAACTTCGCCGCCTACACCGCGCTCCTCAACCCGCACGACCGGATCATGGGCCTCGACCTCCCCTCCGGCGGCCACCTCACCCACGGCTACTACACCGCCGGCGGGAAGAAGATCTCCGCCACCTCGATCTACTTCGAGAGCCTGCCCTACAAGGTCAGCGCCACCACCGGCTACATCGACTACGAGAAGCTGGAGGAGAAGGCGCTCGACTTCCGCCCCAAGCTCATCAtctgcggcggcagcgcctACCCGAGGGACTGGGACTACGCCAAGCTCAGGGCCGTCGCCGACAAGGTCGGAGCCCTTCTCCTCTGCGACATGGCGCACATCAgcggcctcgtcgccgcgcag GAAGCTGCAAATCCTTTTGAGTACTGTGATGTGGTCACCACCACTACACACAAGTCCCTCCGAGGACCAAGAGCTGGCATGATCTTCTACAGGAAGGGCCCTAAGCCTCCCAAGAAGGGCCAGCCTGAGGGTGCTGTCTATGACTATGAGGACAAGATCAACTTTGCTGTGTTCCCATCGCTACAAGGTGGCCCTCACAACCACCAGATTGCTGCCCTTGCTGTTGCTCTGCAACAAACTATGACACCTGGATTCAAGGCCTATGCAAAGCAGGTCAAGGCCAACGCTGTTGCCATTGGAAATTATCTCATGAGCAAGGGCTACAAAATGGTGACTGATGGAACTGAGAACCACCTTGTTCTCTGGGACCTTCGCCCTCTTGGCTTGACCG GTAACAAGGTTGAGAAGCTGTGTGACCTTTGCCACATTACCCTCAACAAGAATGCTGTCTTTGGTGACAGCAGTGCATTGGCTCCTGGCGGCGTTCGCATTG GTGCTCCTGCGATGACCTCCAGGGGTCTTGTCGAGAAGGACTTTGAGCAGATCGGCGAGTTCCTCCACCGGGCGGTGACCATCTGCCTTAACATCCAGAAGGAGCACGGCAAGCTCCTCAAGGACTTCTCCAAGGGCCTGGTGAACAACAAGGACATCGAGAACCTCAAGGTGGAGGTTGAGAAGTTCGCCACCTCCTTCGACATGCCCGGCTTCACCCTCGACAGCATGAAGTACAAGGAGTAG
- the LOC102706608 gene encoding centrosome-associated protein CEP250, which yields MAAARLCGDSGGDGDAAPLALSVLHDLLGVAAFVASHPLHAAYALFFARHLLALACFFCPLLLTTSLLLAVLVTVAPYVGGGGGESPPPPGVRSSLGWTCGIAVGALRAELRPDGAGTRAGGGAVALLGQLCSFVLGPGDAAAVHRVGEIMGELCDIGDSCFIPQDKSMMFDHTELGLPWHHPAIDGEISMDQEALDDEIKDGIEVKKVVLELDAPHFPSQSCSASDTSLQDMDEHEQNAIQDQSSGSPDVDGLSDGVEEKRLECDPVSVEIKKCEPAARPHSSVSRRILQWEAQASGNFKRALDEMEDNAVEFCSEESPLMGFKECNKLEDAEKRGKKSEVEEATPVAQSCGHQEEQEFKDVKECVPSEAENCSKIQQSEESRLAVLSEQEWQEEKLKIVLPEPELQDQEYKDVEPVKESQGQEQRFVQSGEEKQERQECSCVQPEEEQLQEQQECDNGVQTEEEELQEEFKDADQELAREDPLRPSTSIARRVHSRTSSENLVVGGEGSPRKEKEWKRTLACKLYEERMQLKLCRDRAVVECSDNMDMLWEAYEVGVGGGGASSAAATKRGGSKTKRGSSSKQEHSIAKGTQEQVEAEDEDDGDGDGDYDEEGSVRQLCCLQALKFSTRKMNLGGGKPSLAKISKVLRRVAALSRSGSRRSTKG from the coding sequence atggcggcggcgcggctgtgCGGCGACagtggcggcgatggcgatgcgGCTCCGCTGGCGCTGTCCGTGCTCCACGACCTGCTTGGGGTGGCCGCCTTCGTCGCCTCCCACCCGCTCCACGCCGCGTACGCGCTCTTCTTcgcgcgccacctcctcgcGCTCGCCTGCTTCTTCTGCCCGCTCCTCCTCACCACctcgctcctcctcgccgtgctcgtcaccgtcgcgccctacgtcggcggcggcggcggggagtcgccgcctccgcctggggTGCGGTCGTCGCTCGGGTGGACCTGCGGCATTGCCGTCGGCGCGCTCCGGGCAGAGCTCCGCCCCGACGGGGCCGGCACCCGcgctggtggcggcgccgtcgcgctTCTCGGCCAGCTCTGCTCCTTCGTCCTCGgccccggcgacgccgccgccgtgcaccgcGTTGGCGAGATCATGGGCGAGTTGTGCGACATTGGCGATTCTTGCTTCATTCCACAAGACAAGTCCATGATGTTCGACCACACAGAGCTCGGGCTCCCATGGCATCATCCCGCCATCGATGGCGAAATCTCCATGGATCAAGAAGCTCTCGACGACGAGATCAAGGACGGAATCGAGGTCAAGAAGGTAGTTCTTGAGCTGGACGCTCCACATTTTCCTTCGCAGAGTTGCTCAGCGAGCGACACGTCCCTGCAAGACATGGACGAGCACGAGCAGAACGCCATTCAGGACCAGAGCTCGGGTTCCCCAGACGTGGATGGGCTCAGCGATGGCGTCGAGGAGAAGAGGCTGGAGTGCGACCCTGTCTCGGTGGAGATCAAGAAATgcgagccggcggcgagaccGCATTCCTCCGTTTCCCGGAGAATCTTGCAGTGGGAGGCACAGGCTTCAGGCAATTTCAAGAGAGCTCTTGACGAAATGGAGGACAATGCGGTGGAATTCTGCTCGGAGGAATCGCCATTGATGGGTTTCAAGGAATGCAACAAATTGGAGGATGCAGAAAAACGCGGCAAAAAGAGCGAAGTTGAAGAAGCTACTCCTGTTGCTCAATCTTGCGGACACCAAGAAGAACAAGAGTTCAAGGATGTCAAGGAATGCGTGCCATCTGAAGCTGAAAATTGCAGCAAGATCCAGCAATCTGAAGAAAGCAGATTGGCTGTTCTCTCTGAACAAGAATGGCAAGAAGAGAAGCTCAAGATTGTTCTTCCTGAACCTGAGCTGCAAGATCAGGAGTACAAAGATGTGGAGCCTGTGAAAGAATCGCAGGGCCAGGAGCAGAGATTTGTTCAGTCTGGAGAAGAGAAGCAAGAACGACAAGAGTGCAGCTGTGTGCAACCTGAAGAAGAACAGCTGCAAGAACAACAAGAGTGTGACAATGGCGTGCAGACTGAAGAAGAGGAGTTGCAGGAGGAGTTCAAGGACGCGGACCAAGAGCTCGCAAGAGAGGATCCGCTCAGGCCGTCGACGTCGATCGCGCGGCGGGTGCACTCGCGCACCTCGTCGGAGaacctcgtcgtcggcggcgaggggtcGCCGCGGAAGGAGAAGGAGTGGAAGCGCACGCTGGCGTGCAAGCTCTACGAGGAGCGGATGCAGCTCAAGCTCTGCCGcgaccgcgccgtcgtcgagtGCAGCGACAACATGGACATGCTCTGGGAGGCCTACgaggtcggcgtcggcggcggcggcgcctcctcggccgccgccacaaAGCGTGGCGGCAGCAAGACGAAacgcggcagcagcagcaagcaagaACACTCGATTGCCAAAGGCACGCAAGAacaggtggaggcggaggacgaagacgacggcgacggcgacggcgactacGACGAGGAAGGTTCGGTGAGGCAGCTGTGCTGCCTCCAGGCTCTCAAGTTCTCGACGAGGAAGATGAACTTGGGCGGCGGCAAGCCGAGCCTGGCCAAGATTTCCAAGGTCCtgaggagggtggcggcgtTGTCGAGGTCCGGATCACGTCGCAGCACCAAaggatga